The Macaca thibetana thibetana isolate TM-01 chromosome 19, ASM2454274v1, whole genome shotgun sequence genome has a segment encoding these proteins:
- the LOC126942845 gene encoding olfactory receptor 7E24-like: MYLVTVLRNLLIILAVGSDSHLHTPMYFFLSNLSLADIGFTSTTVPKTIVDMQTHSRVIAYVGCLTQMSPFTLFGCMEDMLLAVMAYDRFVAICHPLHHPVIMNPRLCGFLVLVSFLLSLVESQLHNFTVLQFTCFKDVDISSFFCDPSQLLSLACSDTFLNNIVMYFGASIFGFLPISGVLYFYYKIISSILRVASLGGRYKVFSTCGSHLTVVCLFYGTGLGMYLSSAVSPSPRKGAVASVMYTVVTPMLNPFIYSLRNGDIKKALWKLQNRTV, translated from the coding sequence ATGTACCTGGTCACGGTGCTGAGGAACCTGCTCATCATCCTGGCCGTCGGCTCTGACTCCCACCTCCACACccccatgtacttcttcctcTCCAACCTGTCCTTGGCTGACATCGGTTTCACCTCCACCACCGTCCCCAAGACAATTGTGGACATGCAAACTCACAGCAGAGTCATCGCCTATGTGGGCTGCCTGACACAGATGTCGCCTTTTACCCTTTTTGGATGCATGGAAGACATGCTTCTGGCTGTGATGGCTTATGACCGGTTCGTAGCCATCTGTCACCCCCTGCACCACCCAGTTATCATGAACCCACGCCTCTGTGGCTTCTTAGTTTTGGTGTCTTTTCTTCTTAGCCTGGTGGAATCCCAGCTGCACAATTTCACTGTGTTGCAATTCACCTGCTTCAAGGATGTGGacatctcttctttcttctgtgaCCCTTCTCAACTCCTCAGCCTTGCCTGTTCTGACACCTTCCTCAATAACATAGTCATGTATTTCGGTGCTTCCATATTTGGGTTTCTTCCTATTTCTGGGGTCCTCTACttctattataaaattatttcctccATTTTGAGAGTTGCATCATTAGGTGGGAGATACAAAGTCTTCTCCACCTGTGGCTCTCACCTGACagttgtttgcttattttatggAACAGGCCTTGGCATGTACCTCAGTTCAGCTGTGTCACCTTCTCCCAGGAAGGGTGCGGTGGCCTCAGTGATGTACACTGTAGTCACCCCCATGCTGAACCCCTTCATCTACAGCCTGAGAAACGGGGACATTAAAAAGGCGCTGTGGAAGCTGCAAAACAGGACAGTCTAG